A single window of Leptospiraceae bacterium DNA harbors:
- a CDS encoding SH3 domain-containing protein, whose amino-acid sequence MRKSPTLTGEIITNLPKNTQVTILEKSVSSQQIDGKYDYWVKVKTQDGKIGFSYNGYLITGLHPEWKEEVANGYMVIKILLNF is encoded by the coding sequence TTGCGAAAGAGTCCTACATTAACCGGAGAGATTATTACAAATCTTCCCAAAAATACACAAGTCACCATTTTAGAAAAAAGCGTTAGTTCTCAACAAATAGATGGTAAATACGATTATTGGGTAAAAGTAAAAACCCAAGACGGCAAAATTGGCTTTTCTTATAATGGATATTTAATTACAGGATTGCATCCCGAATGGAAGGAAGAAGTGGCTAATGGCTATATGGTGATAAAGATACTTCTGAACTTTTGA